A DNA window from Mucilaginibacter xinganensis contains the following coding sequences:
- a CDS encoding tyrosine-type recombinase/integrase → MYIHSLGVQVVFMFTERFIRYIQFEKRYSPHTVSAYQSDLDQFISFLNNPGKETPPPPAAITHPDQITHYHIRNWIVEMMNQQIIARSINRKIATLRKYFKFLVQEEVIQINPAAKINTPKIPKNLPVVVEDARLTQMLDDNEVFGHDFKGLRDKLVIEMLFGTGMRLSELMGVKDTDINTYEGTIKVLGKRNKERIIPVNNELKLLIAEYQELKKKQDFSGNNSLTLIVTDKGANAYSKLIYLIVHKYLSYISTQNKRSPHVLRHTFATSLLNRGADLNAIKELLGHANLSATQIYTHNSVERLKSIYKQAHPKA, encoded by the coding sequence TTGTACATTCATTCTTTGGGTGTACAAGTAGTTTTTATGTTTACAGAGCGTTTTATCCGGTATATTCAATTCGAAAAAAGGTACTCACCGCATACCGTATCCGCTTATCAGTCAGACCTTGATCAATTTATTTCTTTTCTCAATAATCCAGGCAAGGAAACGCCTCCGCCACCTGCAGCAATAACACATCCGGACCAAATTACGCATTATCACATCCGCAATTGGATTGTGGAGATGATGAACCAGCAAATTATCGCCCGGTCTATTAATCGTAAAATTGCCACATTACGCAAATACTTCAAATTTTTAGTGCAGGAAGAGGTTATTCAAATTAACCCCGCGGCCAAAATAAATACACCTAAGATCCCTAAAAATTTGCCTGTTGTTGTTGAAGATGCCCGGCTAACGCAGATGCTTGATGATAATGAAGTGTTTGGGCACGATTTTAAGGGCCTGCGGGATAAACTTGTTATCGAGATGCTGTTTGGTACCGGCATGAGGCTTTCTGAGCTAATGGGAGTTAAGGATACGGATATAAACACCTACGAAGGCACCATAAAGGTTTTGGGAAAAAGAAACAAGGAGCGCATTATCCCGGTTAATAATGAATTGAAATTATTAATAGCTGAATACCAGGAGTTAAAGAAAAAACAAGATTTTTCCGGTAACAATTCCTTAACCTTAATCGTTACAGATAAAGGAGCAAATGCTTATTCAAAGCTAATTTATTTAATAGTGCACAAGTATCTGTCTTACATATCAACCCAAAACAAAAGAAGCCCGCATGTGCTGCGCCACACGTTTGCAACCAGCCTGCTCAATCGCGGGGCCGACTTAAATGCAATCAAAGAACTTTTGGGCCACGCAAACCTTAGTGCAACCCAAATTTATACTCATAATTCAGTTGAAAGGTTAAAGTCTATTTACAAACAAGCCCATCCAAAGGCGTAA
- the rpsU gene encoding 30S ribosomal protein S21 — translation MIIINVKDGESLDKALKRFKKKFEKTGVLRELRSRQAFEKKSITRRHEIKHAIYKQNMNLEPTV, via the coding sequence ATGATCATTATTAACGTAAAAGACGGCGAATCATTAGATAAAGCATTAAAACGCTTTAAAAAGAAATTTGAGAAAACTGGAGTTTTAAGAGAACTACGCAGTCGCCAGGCATTTGAGAAAAAATCAATTACCCGTCGCCACGAAATTAAACATGCCATCTACAAGCAGAATATGAACTTAGAACCTACCGTTTAA
- the rny gene encoding ribonuclease Y codes for MSTTILYLIIGVLIGGLPGFLLGRFLLKKLFKDQEVAAQTKVKKILKDAENDAEILKKNKLLEAKEKFLQMKAEHEQEINAKNNNINQRENGIKQKEQSLNQRLENQNRKDNELDNLRKNLERQTEIVVKKQEEVEVLKNSHVQQLETIAGLSAEDAKNQLVDNLREEARSKAMAQIKDIVDEAKLTATKEAKKIVIQTIQRTATEAAIENTVSIFNIENDEIKGRIIGREGRNIRALEAATGIEIIVDDTPEAIILSGFDPVRREIARLAMHRLVTDGRIHPARIEEVVAKTRKQIEEEIVEIGERTVIDLGISGLHPELIRMVGRMRYRSSYGQNLLQHSREVANFCATMAAELGLNVKLAKRAGLLHDIGKVPDDNPELPHAILGMQLAEKYKEHPEVCNAIGAHHDEIEMTSMLSPIIQVCDAISGARPGARREVVESYIKRLKELEELALSYPGVEKTFAIQAGRELRVVVESEKISDAQSEILAADISNRIQTEMTYPGQIKVTVIRETRSVAFAK; via the coding sequence ATGAGTACAACCATATTATATCTTATCATCGGAGTGTTGATAGGAGGCCTGCCGGGATTCCTGCTGGGACGATTTTTGCTGAAGAAGCTGTTTAAAGATCAGGAAGTAGCTGCACAAACTAAGGTCAAAAAGATTTTGAAGGATGCTGAAAACGACGCTGAGATTCTGAAAAAGAACAAGCTGCTGGAAGCTAAAGAGAAGTTTTTACAGATGAAAGCCGAACATGAGCAGGAAATAAACGCTAAAAACAACAACATTAACCAGCGTGAGAATGGCATCAAGCAGAAAGAGCAGTCATTGAATCAGCGTTTGGAAAACCAGAATCGCAAAGATAATGAGCTGGATAACCTACGTAAAAACCTGGAGCGCCAAACCGAAATTGTTGTTAAAAAACAGGAAGAAGTTGAGGTGCTTAAAAATTCACATGTTCAGCAGCTGGAAACCATCGCGGGCTTATCTGCCGAAGATGCAAAGAACCAATTGGTAGATAACCTGCGTGAAGAGGCCCGCAGCAAGGCAATGGCTCAAATAAAGGATATTGTTGACGAAGCTAAGCTTACCGCTACGAAAGAAGCCAAGAAGATCGTTATCCAAACCATTCAGCGTACAGCTACAGAAGCTGCGATAGAGAATACGGTTTCTATTTTCAATATAGAGAATGATGAAATAAAAGGTCGGATCATCGGTCGTGAAGGCCGTAACATCCGTGCGCTGGAAGCAGCAACAGGGATTGAGATCATTGTGGATGACACGCCCGAAGCCATCATATTATCCGGCTTTGATCCGGTTCGCAGAGAGATTGCCCGTTTGGCAATGCATCGCCTGGTTACTGATGGTCGCATCCACCCGGCACGTATTGAAGAGGTAGTTGCCAAAACCAGGAAGCAAATAGAAGAAGAAATTGTCGAGATAGGTGAGCGTACCGTAATCGACTTAGGAATTAGCGGTTTACACCCCGAGCTGATCCGGATGGTTGGCAGGATGCGTTACCGCTCATCATACGGGCAAAACCTGTTACAGCACTCACGTGAGGTAGCTAATTTCTGCGCTACCATGGCTGCCGAGCTTGGCTTAAATGTTAAGCTTGCCAAGCGTGCCGGCTTACTGCACGATATTGGTAAAGTGCCTGATGATAATCCTGAATTGCCTCACGCTATTTTGGGGATGCAGCTGGCAGAAAAATATAAGGAACATCCTGAAGTTTGCAACGCGATAGGAGCCCACCATGACGAGATAGAAATGACATCTATGTTGTCGCCGATAATACAGGTTTGTGACGCTATCTCAGGCGCAAGGCCGGGCGCTCGCCGCGAAGTGGTTGAAAGCTACATTAAGCGCTTAAAAGAGCTGGAAGAGCTTGCATTGTCATATCCGGGTGTTGAGAAAACATTCGCTATCCAGGCAGGCCGTGAGCTGCGCGTAGTAGTTGAAAGCGAAAAAATCAGTGACGCACAGTCAGAGATACTGGCCGCCGACATTTCAAACCGCATCCAGACAGAAATGACCTACCCGGGCCAGATCAAGGTTACCGTAATAAGAGAAACAAGGTCTGTAGCATTCGCTAAGTAA
- a CDS encoding adenine phosphoribosyltransferase, whose amino-acid sequence MIAQQIKSAIRDIPDFPKPGIVFKDITPILKDPQLCEAIVNAFAEQLKGTRIDAIAGIESRGFLFGLSLATKLGVPFVPVRKAGKLPFTIKQKAYKLEYGTATIELHTDAFEPGQHILIHDDLLATGGTALAASELIQEMGGIVAGFSFVVGLGFLKGLERISPVCDRVVVLADY is encoded by the coding sequence ATGATAGCGCAGCAAATAAAATCGGCCATTCGTGATATCCCTGACTTTCCCAAACCGGGTATCGTATTCAAAGATATTACGCCTATATTAAAAGACCCTCAGCTGTGCGAAGCCATTGTTAACGCCTTTGCTGAGCAATTGAAGGGCACCCGTATTGATGCCATAGCCGGCATTGAAAGCAGGGGTTTTTTATTCGGGCTTTCGCTGGCTACCAAATTGGGTGTTCCCTTTGTACCGGTGCGCAAGGCCGGGAAACTTCCCTTTACCATTAAACAAAAGGCTTACAAGCTTGAATACGGTACCGCCACTATTGAGTTGCATACTGATGCATTTGAACCCGGTCAGCATATTTTAATTCACGACGATCTATTGGCAACCGGTGGCACAGCCCTTGCAGCCAGTGAATTGATCCAGGAAATGGGTGGAATAGTGGCTGGCTTTTCGTTTGTTGTAGGATTGGGTTTTTTGAAAGGATTGGAAAGGATAAGCCCTGTTTGCGATAGGGTGGTGGTGCTGGCGGATTATTAA
- a CDS encoding cell division protein ZapA, with amino-acid sequence MGEISIKINIADRVYPLKVNMEEEEIIRRAAKLINDRIKEYQENYAVRDKQDLLSMCVLHYATSSLKADMKGNIEDTEVTEKVYQLDYLLSEFFSKQ; translated from the coding sequence ATGGGAGAAATCTCAATAAAAATAAACATTGCTGACAGAGTTTACCCCTTAAAGGTAAACATGGAAGAGGAAGAAATAATACGCAGGGCAGCCAAACTGATTAATGACCGGATAAAAGAATATCAGGAAAATTACGCAGTTAGGGATAAACAGGATTTGCTTTCGATGTGTGTGCTGCATTACGCCACATCATCGTTAAAAGCAGATATGAAGGGAAACATTGAAGATACGGAAGTAACGGAGAAGGTTTACCAGTTGGATTATTTGTTATCAGAGTTTTTTTCAAAGCAATAA
- the hpf gene encoding ribosome hibernation-promoting factor, HPF/YfiA family codes for MKITVQSIRFNADKKLLDFIQKKADKLETFYDHIISGEVYLKLENVEDEANKITEIKLMLPGNQLFAKEQCKTFEEATDLAIESLRKQIEKHKQKKFAAAEAAKKAVLLSATDDF; via the coding sequence ATGAAAATTACAGTGCAATCTATTCGTTTTAATGCAGACAAGAAATTATTGGATTTTATTCAAAAGAAAGCTGATAAGCTTGAAACCTTTTATGATCATATTATTAGCGGCGAAGTGTATTTAAAGCTGGAGAATGTGGAGGATGAGGCTAATAAGATAACGGAGATTAAACTGATGCTGCCGGGTAACCAATTATTCGCCAAAGAGCAGTGTAAAACATTTGAAGAGGCCACCGATCTGGCGATCGAAAGCCTGAGAAAGCAGATTGAAAAGCACAAACAGAAAAAATTTGCCGCCGCCGAGGCTGCAAAAAAAGCGGTTTTACTATCGGCAACAGACGATTTTTGA
- a CDS encoding acyl-CoA dehydrogenase: MDSLLTDAPAGYDFSINDNQKMIGQMAKDFAEKNIRPHVMEWDEAQHFPVELFKKLGELGMMSVFVPEEYGGSGFGYFEYVTVIVEIAKVCGSIGLSVAAHNSLCTGHILAFGNEEQKHRWLPKLATAEWIGAWGLTEANTGSDALGMNTTAVLDGDHYIVNGSKNWITHGKSGNVAVVMVRTGEKGDSKGISALVIEKGTAGFTHGKKENKLGMRASETTELIFDNCRVPKENLLGIEGEGFKQAMKVLDGGRISIAALSLGIAKGAFEAAVTYSKERKQFGQSISNFQGIAFKLADMATEIEAAELLIMQAADLKNRHLPVTKQSAMAKYFASEVAVRTATEAVQIFGGYGYTKDFPVEKYYRDAKLCTIGEGTSEIQKIVISREILR, translated from the coding sequence ATGGATTCTTTATTAACTGATGCGCCCGCCGGATACGATTTTTCTATCAACGATAATCAAAAAATGATAGGCCAGATGGCCAAAGATTTTGCTGAAAAAAACATCCGTCCGCATGTGATGGAATGGGACGAGGCGCAGCATTTTCCGGTAGAGTTGTTCAAGAAATTGGGCGAACTGGGGATGATGAGCGTTTTTGTACCGGAAGAATACGGCGGGTCAGGCTTCGGCTATTTTGAATATGTAACCGTGATAGTTGAGATTGCAAAGGTTTGCGGATCGATAGGGCTGTCGGTTGCGGCACATAATTCGTTATGTACCGGCCACATTCTTGCATTTGGGAACGAAGAACAAAAACACCGCTGGCTTCCGAAGCTGGCTACGGCGGAATGGATAGGAGCCTGGGGGTTAACCGAAGCTAACACCGGTTCGGATGCGTTGGGTATGAATACAACTGCCGTTTTAGATGGCGACCATTATATTGTAAACGGATCAAAAAACTGGATCACCCACGGTAAATCAGGTAATGTAGCTGTGGTTATGGTTCGCACAGGCGAAAAGGGCGATTCAAAGGGGATCTCGGCCCTGGTTATTGAAAAGGGAACTGCAGGCTTCACTCATGGTAAAAAGGAAAACAAGCTGGGCATGCGGGCATCAGAAACAACTGAACTGATATTTGATAACTGCCGCGTACCAAAAGAAAACCTTTTGGGCATTGAGGGCGAAGGATTTAAGCAGGCCATGAAGGTGTTGGATGGCGGGCGAATTTCTATCGCTGCTTTATCATTGGGCATTGCCAAAGGGGCTTTTGAAGCAGCAGTTACTTATTCAAAGGAACGTAAGCAGTTCGGCCAATCGATCAGTAACTTCCAGGGGATAGCCTTTAAGCTGGCAGATATGGCCACAGAAATTGAAGCCGCTGAACTGTTGATCATGCAGGCCGCCGATTTGAAGAACAGGCATCTGCCGGTAACAAAGCAATCGGCTATGGCTAAATACTTTGCATCAGAGGTAGCAGTCCGTACCGCTACCGAGGCTGTACAGATTTTCGGCGGCTATGGCTATACCAAAGATTTTCCGGTTGAAAAATATTACCGGGATGCCAAGCTTTGTACAATAGGCGAGGGGACATCGGAGATACAGAAAATTGTAATAAGCAGGGAGATATTGAGGTAA
- a CDS encoding Mpo1 family 2-hydroxy fatty acid dioxygenase: protein MAINTKNIKTKTVGTASAEQRPVDVYFDKYAESHQNSTNKLIHWICVPLIVFSLFGLFWAIPFPYLKFLGRYNGFINWASFLIGFSIYFYYKLSPVLSYLMLFIMFGFSYGIIQLEIWQKAGGPAMWQVCLVIFVLSWVGQFIGHKIEGKKPSFLDDLKFLLIGPIWLLHFILKKLSIRY from the coding sequence GTGGCAATTAACACCAAAAACATAAAAACTAAAACAGTCGGAACTGCTTCAGCAGAACAGCGGCCGGTTGATGTTTATTTCGATAAATACGCCGAAAGCCACCAAAATTCAACCAATAAGCTTATTCATTGGATCTGCGTTCCGCTCATCGTATTTAGTTTGTTCGGGTTATTTTGGGCTATCCCGTTTCCTTACCTTAAGTTTTTGGGCAGATACAACGGGTTTATAAACTGGGCATCGTTTTTAATCGGCTTTAGTATTTACTTCTATTACAAATTATCTCCGGTTCTTTCGTATTTAATGTTGTTCATCATGTTCGGCTTTAGTTACGGCATTATCCAGTTGGAAATATGGCAAAAAGCCGGCGGCCCTGCTATGTGGCAGGTGTGCCTGGTGATTTTTGTACTCTCGTGGGTGGGGCAATTTATCGGTCACAAAATAGAAGGCAAAAAGCCATCTTTTTTAGATGACCTGAAGTTCCTGCTGATTGGCCCTATCTGGCTGCTGCATTTTATTTTAAAGAAGCTTTCTATCAGGTATTAG
- the pheT gene encoding phenylalanine--tRNA ligase subunit beta: protein MKISYNWLKEFIDTDKTPAEISTILTGTGLEVESLEKVHAVPGGLEGLVVGYVKERSQHPNADRLSITKVDVGTGEDLQIVCGAANVDAGQKVVVATVGTTVYPTVGEPFKINKSKIRGEVSEGMICAEDEIGLGTDHAGIMVLDADAQVGILAKDYFKLNDDYLYEIGLTPNRADATSHLGTARDIAAFLKIGVKKPDVSAFKADNTSRNIKVVVENEAASPRYSGVTISGVEVKESPKWMKERLAVIGIRSINNIVDATNYVLHDLGQPLHAFDADAIKGDTVIVKNYPEGTLFKTLDDVERKLSADDLMIGNAEVPMCIAGVFGGADSGVKSTTKNIFLESAYFNAVSVRKTSKRHGLKTDASFRFERGTDPDMTVFALKRAALLIKEIAGGHISSEISDHYPNPVAPFEIEVTYKNIHRLIGKEIPHGEIKGILTALDIDIVGETGEGLSLKVPPYRVDITREVDIVEEILRIYGYNNIEIPTQIRASLNTSVRPEKDTVQNLISDMLSANGFNEIMSNSLTKSTYSSNLDKAVKILNPLSSDLDVMRQTLIYSGLEAIAYNTNRRNADLKLYEFGKVYEVNEDKYSETQRFAIFISGIDKPEQWNQKAKQVSFYNLKAIVDGIISKLNITGLALEESTCKKLSWGMQYNLNGKQLVKFGKVAPEALKMVDLNNEVFCADFNFDLILAAVRKNKIVFRDVPKFPAVRRDLSMLIDKSVTFGQLKQIAERTERKLLQEVNVFDVYQGDKLPAGKKSYALSFIIQDSEKTLTDKAIDSIMQKLIYNLGKEAGAEIRK from the coding sequence ATGAAGATATCGTATAACTGGCTTAAAGAATTTATTGATACCGATAAAACTCCCGCAGAGATCTCAACCATATTAACCGGTACAGGTTTAGAGGTGGAGAGCCTTGAAAAAGTGCATGCCGTTCCGGGCGGACTGGAAGGTTTGGTTGTGGGCTATGTAAAAGAACGCAGCCAGCATCCCAATGCCGACAGGCTGAGCATTACCAAAGTGGATGTGGGTACGGGTGAAGATTTGCAGATTGTTTGCGGTGCGGCCAATGTTGATGCAGGGCAAAAGGTGGTAGTTGCTACCGTTGGTACCACTGTTTACCCAACAGTTGGTGAGCCTTTTAAGATCAATAAATCAAAAATAAGGGGCGAAGTGTCCGAAGGGATGATCTGTGCTGAAGACGAGATAGGCCTGGGCACCGATCATGCAGGAATTATGGTGCTTGATGCTGATGCGCAGGTTGGCATATTGGCTAAAGACTATTTTAAATTAAACGACGATTACCTTTACGAAATAGGTTTAACCCCCAACCGCGCCGATGCTACTTCGCATTTGGGTACGGCAAGGGATATTGCCGCATTTTTAAAGATAGGCGTAAAGAAACCTGATGTTTCGGCATTTAAGGCAGATAATACCAGCCGCAACATAAAAGTTGTGGTGGAGAACGAAGCTGCAAGTCCAAGGTATTCCGGTGTAACCATCTCTGGCGTTGAGGTTAAGGAATCACCAAAATGGATGAAGGAAAGGCTGGCGGTTATCGGTATCCGGAGTATCAATAATATTGTTGATGCAACCAATTATGTGCTGCATGACCTTGGACAGCCCCTGCATGCATTTGATGCAGATGCGATTAAAGGCGATACGGTGATCGTTAAAAATTACCCCGAAGGAACACTATTCAAGACTTTGGACGATGTGGAGCGCAAGTTAAGTGCTGATGATTTGATGATAGGCAACGCCGAAGTGCCGATGTGTATAGCCGGTGTTTTTGGCGGCGCAGATTCTGGAGTTAAATCAACTACCAAAAATATCTTTTTAGAGAGCGCCTATTTCAATGCTGTTTCGGTTCGTAAAACATCCAAGCGGCATGGTTTAAAAACAGATGCCTCGTTCAGGTTTGAGCGCGGTACCGATCCGGATATGACGGTGTTTGCTTTGAAACGTGCTGCTTTATTGATAAAGGAAATCGCAGGCGGACATATCTCATCAGAAATATCTGATCATTATCCAAACCCGGTTGCACCGTTTGAGATAGAAGTTACTTATAAAAACATCCACCGGTTAATCGGCAAGGAAATTCCGCATGGCGAAATAAAAGGCATCCTCACCGCTTTGGATATTGACATAGTTGGCGAAACGGGCGAGGGATTATCGTTAAAAGTACCCCCTTACCGTGTTGATATTACCCGCGAGGTGGATATTGTAGAAGAGATTTTAAGGATCTACGGTTATAATAACATCGAGATCCCTACACAGATTCGTGCCTCATTAAATACATCCGTGCGGCCCGAGAAAGATACCGTACAAAATTTAATCTCAGACATGCTGTCGGCCAATGGCTTTAACGAGATCATGTCGAACTCATTAACAAAATCAACCTACTCGTCAAATCTTGATAAGGCGGTAAAAATCCTTAATCCTTTAAGCAGTGACCTTGACGTGATGCGCCAAACGCTGATTTATTCGGGTCTTGAGGCTATCGCATACAACACTAACCGGCGTAATGCCGACTTAAAATTGTATGAGTTTGGAAAAGTTTATGAGGTGAATGAAGATAAGTATTCCGAAACCCAAAGGTTTGCAATCTTTATATCAGGCATCGATAAGCCCGAGCAATGGAACCAAAAAGCAAAACAGGTATCGTTTTATAACCTCAAGGCTATTGTTGATGGTATTATCTCCAAATTAAACATAACCGGGCTGGCATTGGAGGAATCAACCTGCAAAAAGCTTAGCTGGGGGATGCAATACAATCTAAACGGCAAGCAGCTGGTAAAGTTTGGTAAAGTTGCTCCAGAGGCTTTAAAAATGGTTGACCTGAATAACGAGGTTTTTTGTGCCGATTTTAATTTTGACCTGATACTGGCTGCGGTGCGTAAAAATAAGATCGTATTTCGGGATGTACCGAAGTTTCCGGCAGTCAGGCGTGATCTTTCCATGTTGATTGATAAATCAGTAACATTTGGCCAGTTAAAACAGATAGCCGAACGGACAGAACGCAAGCTGTTACAGGAAGTAAACGTGTTTGACGTTTACCAGGGTGATAAGCTGCCCGCCGGAAAAAAATCATACGCATTAAGCTTCATCATCCAGGACAGTGAAAAAACGCTGACTGATAAAGCGATTGACTCAATAATGCAAAAATTAATTTATAATTTAGGTAAAGAGGCAGGAGCTGAGATTAGGAAATAG
- a CDS encoding ComEA family DNA-binding protein: MKARIKNYLSISKKEWNGLVILVVLIALVLAAPYVYQLIRKDNTINFKDFDKAVARLNKLGSKAGYDPDNEKADPVEHISKVELTPFNPNNLTVKQWQQLGLTAQQATVIERYQQKGGRFYSKEDLKKIYAITPTDYLRLEPYISIPQTAYVSKKVTPGEIIELNSADAAKLAELNGIGPAFAAQIIRYRSRLGGFINKQQLKEVYGIDSVTYAEIKDHLLVNAANIKKIPVNTISFSQLRIFPYLSYKQANAIIEYRAQHGNYSSVADLKNIVLLDDRILRKIEPYLSFK; this comes from the coding sequence ATGAAAGCGCGGATAAAAAATTACCTGTCAATAAGCAAAAAAGAGTGGAACGGTTTGGTAATTCTTGTTGTATTGATTGCATTGGTACTTGCTGCTCCCTATGTTTATCAGTTAATCCGCAAAGATAATACAATAAATTTTAAAGATTTTGATAAAGCAGTTGCCCGGCTAAACAAGCTTGGCAGCAAAGCCGGTTACGATCCTGATAATGAAAAGGCTGATCCCGTTGAGCATATTTCAAAGGTTGAACTGACCCCTTTCAATCCAAATAACCTTACTGTAAAGCAATGGCAGCAGCTCGGGTTAACCGCGCAACAGGCAACTGTTATAGAACGCTATCAACAAAAAGGTGGCAGGTTTTATAGTAAAGAGGATCTGAAAAAGATTTATGCTATTACGCCCACCGACTACCTGCGACTTGAGCCTTACATCAGCATCCCGCAAACAGCCTATGTTTCAAAAAAAGTAACACCGGGCGAAATTATTGAACTTAATTCAGCTGATGCGGCAAAACTCGCCGAATTAAATGGAATAGGCCCCGCATTTGCAGCGCAGATAATACGGTATCGCAGCAGGCTGGGCGGGTTTATTAACAAACAGCAGCTAAAGGAAGTTTACGGGATTGATTCGGTGACTTATGCGGAGATAAAAGACCATCTTTTAGTAAATGCTGCCAATATTAAAAAAATCCCTGTGAATACTATCTCGTTCAGTCAGTTAAGAATTTTTCCTTATTTAAGCTATAAGCAGGCTAATGCAATCATCGAATACCGTGCGCAGCATGGCAACTATTCATCAGTAGCTGATTTGAAAAATATTGTACTGCTTGATGACAGAATTTTGCGTAAAATTGAGCCATATTTAAGTTTTAAATGA
- a CDS encoding lysophospholipid acyltransferase family protein codes for MKVITTEEFAKATKLDKLKMPGLAALLMEIMKINQVNELFAQAQPKVGPEFVDAILEGCGIDVEFDERDLRHIPKTGSFIAIANHPYGGIEGMVLLKMLCMVRPDAKLMANFLLKKIPNLADYFIAVNPFENVDHSSSISGLKNTLELLANGTPIGIFPAGEVSTYKVDKQEVTDRMWHPVVGKIIAKAKVPVVPIYFHGNNGLLFNLLSLIHPALRTAKLPSELFNKHGHTIKLRIGKPINVQDIPDYTNSAKLLNYLRARTYALGTGLENEKKIFNPRNLFKIKKLPEAIAPEINADTLEKEIIPLRDHYRIWVEKNYEVFITPTTLIPNVIREIGRLREVTFREIGEGTNKAIDLDEYDIYYHHLFIWDTEAKLIVGAYRIGLGDEIFYSIGKKGFYVSELFKIKSQFTPVLKKSIELGRSFVRKEYQQKPLPLFLLWKGILKYLIDNPRYRYLIGPVSISNSFSNFSKSLIVDYINRNHFDHELAQYVKPRKKFKVDLASIDTDLLMAGEDSFKGLDNLIGEVESRNMKVPVLLRQYIALNAKIICFNIDPKFADCLDGFLVLDLQKVPQDILEKLGKNL; via the coding sequence ATGAAGGTAATTACCACAGAAGAGTTTGCCAAAGCAACTAAACTGGATAAGCTGAAGATGCCAGGCCTTGCTGCTTTATTGATGGAAATAATGAAAATTAACCAGGTGAACGAGTTGTTTGCCCAGGCACAACCAAAGGTGGGTCCAGAATTTGTTGACGCTATTTTAGAGGGTTGCGGCATTGATGTTGAATTTGACGAACGCGATTTAAGGCACATTCCTAAAACAGGCAGTTTTATTGCTATTGCCAACCATCCTTATGGAGGTATTGAAGGCATGGTATTGTTAAAGATGCTGTGCATGGTTAGGCCCGATGCCAAGCTGATGGCTAACTTCCTGCTTAAAAAGATCCCCAATTTGGCCGATTATTTTATCGCGGTAAACCCGTTTGAAAATGTTGACCATTCATCCAGCATCAGCGGCCTGAAAAACACGCTTGAACTGCTGGCGAACGGAACGCCAATCGGCATATTCCCTGCCGGAGAAGTGTCAACTTATAAGGTAGATAAACAGGAAGTAACTGACCGGATGTGGCACCCCGTTGTAGGTAAAATTATAGCCAAGGCAAAGGTGCCGGTTGTACCTATTTACTTCCACGGTAACAACGGTTTGCTTTTTAACCTGCTTAGTCTTATCCACCCGGCACTTCGCACGGCCAAGCTCCCTTCTGAATTATTTAATAAGCACGGGCATACCATTAAGCTGCGGATAGGCAAGCCGATTAATGTGCAGGACATTCCGGATTATACCAACAGCGCCAAGCTGCTTAACTATTTACGTGCGCGCACTTATGCGCTGGGGACCGGTCTTGAAAACGAGAAGAAGATTTTTAACCCGCGTAACTTATTCAAAATAAAAAAACTACCGGAGGCGATAGCACCTGAAATAAACGCCGATACGCTGGAAAAGGAGATTATCCCGCTGCGTGATCATTACAGGATTTGGGTTGAAAAAAACTACGAGGTATTTATAACCCCTACCACACTCATCCCGAATGTGATCCGCGAGATTGGCCGGTTGCGTGAAGTTACGTTCAGGGAGATAGGCGAGGGAACCAATAAAGCCATCGACCTTGATGAATATGATATCTATTACCATCACTTGTTTATTTGGGATACCGAAGCCAAATTGATAGTGGGGGCCTACCGCATAGGCCTGGGCGACGAGATCTTTTATAGTATCGGCAAAAAAGGCTTTTATGTTTCTGAACTGTTTAAGATCAAATCGCAGTTTACACCTGTGCTTAAAAAGAGTATTGAACTTGGCCGTTCATTTGTCCGTAAAGAATATCAGCAAAAACCATTACCGCTGTTTTTATTGTGGAAAGGCATTTTAAAATATTTAATTGATAACCCGCGCTACCGGTACCTGATCGGGCCTGTGAGCATCAGCAACTCGTTCTCAAATTTCTCCAAGTCGCTTATTGTTGATTATATCAACCGGAACCATTTCGACCATGAACTGGCCCAATACGTTAAGCCCCGCAAAAAATTCAAGGTTGACCTGGCAAGTATTGATACCGATTTATTAATGGCCGGCGAAGACAGCTTTAAGGGGTTGGATAACCTCATAGGCGAAGTAGAGAGCCGTAACATGAAAGTACCTGTGTTGCTTAGGCAGTACATTGCCTTAAATGCAAAGATCATCTGTTTTAATATAGATCCTAAATTTGCTGATTGCCTGGACGGTTTTTTAGTGCTCGATCTGCAAAAAGTACCTCAGGATATTTTAGAAAAACTAGGGAAGAACCTTTAG